The following are from one region of the Methanobacterium veterum genome:
- the asd gene encoding aspartate-semialdehyde dehydrogenase, producing MVNVGILGATGMVGQRFIELLADHPKFEITALTASARSAGKRYEDAATWYLDSSIPESVKDITVVDTDPKETKDVDIVFSALPADTAAIVEPKFAKSCIVASNASAMRMEPDVPLVIPEVNPEHLDLVEIQQKNRGWDGFIVTNPNCSTIALTLTLKPLYDQYNIKRVYVSTMQAVSGAGYNGVPSMAIVDNLVPFIGGEEEKMESETLHLLGEFDGESVVPAPFGLSASCHRVAVVDGHTEAVFIEMEDDLEIEDVKNQMGNFKGLPQKLDLHSAPKNPVVIREEENRPQPRMDRNADNGMAVTVGRLRKDAAFDNSLRYVLVGHNTIRGAAGASILNAELISEIM from the coding sequence ATGGTAAACGTAGGTATTCTCGGAGCAACTGGAATGGTTGGGCAGAGATTCATCGAACTTTTGGCAGATCATCCAAAGTTTGAAATCACTGCTCTTACAGCATCTGCAAGATCAGCAGGAAAAAGATATGAAGACGCCGCAACTTGGTATCTTGATAGTTCGATACCAGAAAGTGTTAAAGATATTACTGTAGTTGATACAGACCCTAAAGAAACTAAAGATGTTGATATTGTGTTTTCTGCGCTTCCAGCAGATACTGCAGCGATTGTTGAGCCGAAGTTTGCCAAATCATGTATTGTAGCATCAAATGCAAGTGCAATGAGAATGGAGCCCGATGTTCCCCTGGTGATACCTGAAGTTAACCCTGAACATCTGGATTTAGTAGAAATTCAACAAAAAAACAGAGGATGGGATGGATTCATAGTAACAAATCCTAACTGTTCAACTATAGCTTTAACTCTCACTTTAAAACCGCTTTATGATCAGTATAACATAAAAAGGGTGTATGTTTCAACCATGCAGGCGGTTTCTGGAGCGGGTTATAATGGTGTTCCTTCAATGGCAATAGTGGATAATCTCGTGCCTTTTATCGGCGGCGAAGAAGAGAAAATGGAATCTGAAACACTTCACCTGCTTGGTGAATTTGATGGAGAATCTGTAGTCCCTGCGCCATTCGGATTAAGTGCTTCCTGTCACAGGGTTGCTGTTGTTGATGGGCATACTGAAGCTGTTTTCATTGAAATGGAAGATGATTTGGAAATTGAAGATGTTAAAAACCAAATGGGTAATTTCAAAGGCCTTCCACAAAAGTTAGATCTCCACTCTGCACCAAAAAACCCTGTTGTAATTAGGGAAGAAGAAAACAGGCCACAGCCAAGAATGGACAGGAATGCGGATAATGGTATGGCTGTAACTGTTGGAAGATTAAGGAAAGATGCTGCATTTGATAACAGTCTCAGATATGTACTAGTTGGGCATAACACCATAAGAGGTGCCGCTGGCGCTTCCATTTTGAATGCTGAACTTATTTCTGAGATAATGTAG
- a CDS encoding fimbrial biogenesis chaperone, with protein MISGKVKKFSFVILVLIVLISLIGSAYGAGLRASPPEFKYNLTSSQTVTGQVTVTNIGDVPMNVTVNKKRLLMDSIHLLYSDGGIATWISVNPTNFTLAPGASKVVSFTVKAPSTINYSDAEGALIIGGLPIQSQNNNNSTFSSLAIKQGIELVIKIIAGLPGPIIESIQMLQHSAPTILLSYMPGDFTYQLNNNGTVVANMNGSIEINGLLSKHNVPINGSVYPEDNYTLTAQWTPGFADFGLYSADTNINYGRYQQDKLLQVHDTILVIPVWLILIIILAVAIWIIRKKEIQSPINIKIERKK; from the coding sequence ATGATTTCAGGAAAAGTAAAGAAGTTTTCATTTGTTATATTAGTTTTAATCGTGTTAATTAGTCTTATTGGATCAGCTTATGGTGCAGGGCTTAGAGCTTCTCCACCAGAATTTAAATATAATTTAACATCATCTCAAACTGTTACTGGACAGGTAACTGTTACAAATATAGGCGACGTACCAATGAATGTGACGGTTAATAAAAAAAGATTATTAATGGATAGTATCCATCTGCTTTATTCTGATGGAGGAATTGCAACATGGATATCTGTTAATCCAACAAATTTTACATTAGCTCCTGGAGCTAGTAAAGTTGTATCATTTACTGTTAAAGCGCCATCGACTATAAATTATTCTGATGCAGAAGGAGCTCTAATTATTGGAGGTCTCCCAATACAATCTCAGAATAATAATAACTCAACTTTCTCCAGTTTAGCTATAAAGCAGGGCATAGAACTTGTTATTAAGATAATAGCTGGTCTTCCAGGTCCAATAATTGAATCAATACAGATGCTTCAGCATAGTGCACCTACAATCCTTCTTTCGTACATGCCTGGTGATTTTACATACCAGCTGAACAATAATGGAACAGTAGTTGCAAATATGAATGGAAGTATAGAGATTAATGGTTTATTAAGTAAACACAACGTGCCGATAAACGGCAGTGTTTATCCTGAAGATAATTATACTTTAACAGCACAGTGGACACCTGGATTTGCAGATTTTGGTCTTTATTCTGCTGATACAAACATAAACTATGGAAGATATCAGCAAGATAAGCTTCTTCAGGTCCATGATACAATTCTTGTAATTCCAGTATGGCTAATTCTTATAATAATTCTAGCTGTAGCAATCTGGATTATCCGGAAAAAGGAAATTCAGTCTCCGATCAATATTAAAATAGAAAGGAAAAAATAA
- a CDS encoding phosphatase PAP2 family protein: MLNELIASLNQIDILLFYLININMQNQVFDVIMPLISSVGYFSIWIGLCVLLYIFGGKKGRNVALVCIVALVFGYFLTEILKYIVARPRPYVALNGIRVLTDMSGSSWPSGHTVASFIGAIIIGRSYSFKFKGKRCRLIYPLLIFAFLVGFSRIYNGVHYPFDVISGALIGIFCALLILMIEKDIIKFNEMLS; the protein is encoded by the coding sequence ATGCTAAATGAACTAATTGCATCATTAAATCAGATAGACATTCTACTATTTTATTTAATTAATATCAACATGCAGAATCAAGTCTTTGATGTTATAATGCCTTTGATATCAAGTGTGGGATATTTTAGCATTTGGATCGGACTATGTGTTTTACTGTACATATTTGGCGGGAAGAAAGGGAGAAATGTCGCGTTAGTTTGTATAGTTGCCCTGGTATTCGGTTATTTTTTGACAGAAATTTTAAAGTATATTGTTGCAAGGCCAAGGCCATATGTTGCACTTAATGGAATACGAGTTTTAACAGATATGAGCGGCTCTTCATGGCCATCAGGTCACACAGTTGCTTCTTTTATAGGGGCAATTATAATTGGGAGGAGTTACAGCTTTAAATTTAAAGGTAAAAGGTGTAGATTGATTTATCCTCTGCTGATATTTGCATTTCTGGTTGGATTTTCAAGAATTTATAATGGAGTTCATTACCCATTTGATGTAATTTCAGGTGCTTTAATTGGTATATTTTGCGCTTTGTTAATTCTAATGATTGAAAAGGATATAATAAAGTTTAATGAAATGTTATCGTAA
- a CDS encoding transglutaminase-like domain-containing protein: MICVFPSAALTENQFSSNSNIKTISNEYKNILQVNAAYLVTVKKKVKVYYKLKVPVKSKVKVRYKYRGKWKYKYKYKYSYRYVYRYYYKYVYKTYKVRNVPPEECKTATKNAQSNDAQIKLLAKSLTPTTENVTVSNPNPKPTAPALVENPGPVSEPGSEPQITDFNGNETAYQEAWNAWNETNTSYNNYLKAKQSYDQYLTDYACYGQKLSQYDEKITVTKKLTTLEKATNIFNWVRDCVNYSFYYNTKRGAIGTLNSRIGNCVDLSHLIVALSRAAGIPARYVHANCKFSSGWCGHVWAQLFVNGKWINADASNNINDFGVIRNWNTKNDILEGVYSSLPF, translated from the coding sequence ATGATCTGCGTTTTTCCTTCTGCAGCTTTAACAGAAAATCAATTTTCATCGAATAGTAATATTAAAACCATCTCTAACGAATATAAAAATATTTTACAGGTAAATGCAGCCTATTTAGTAACGGTAAAAAAGAAAGTTAAAGTATACTACAAATTAAAGGTCCCGGTAAAATCAAAGGTAAAAGTACGGTACAAATATAGGGGCAAGTGGAAATACAAGTATAAATATAAATACAGTTACAGGTACGTGTACAGGTACTACTACAAATATGTATATAAAACTTATAAAGTAAGGAATGTTCCTCCAGAAGAGTGTAAGACAGCGACTAAAAACGCTCAATCCAATGATGCGCAAATAAAATTGCTTGCCAAAAGTTTAACACCTACAACTGAAAATGTCACTGTTTCTAACCCAAATCCAAAACCAACAGCACCAGCACTTGTAGAAAATCCAGGTCCTGTTTCAGAACCTGGCAGTGAACCACAAATTACAGATTTCAATGGAAATGAAACTGCATATCAAGAGGCGTGGAATGCCTGGAATGAGACAAATACATCATATAATAATTATTTAAAAGCAAAACAAAGTTATGATCAATATTTAACGGATTATGCATGTTATGGGCAAAAATTGAGCCAATATGATGAAAAGATAACTGTAACTAAAAAACTTACAACCCTAGAAAAAGCCACCAATATTTTCAACTGGGTAAGAGACTGTGTAAATTATTCATTCTATTACAATACAAAAAGAGGGGCAATAGGCACATTAAATTCTAGAATTGGTAACTGTGTTGACCTGTCACATCTTATAGTGGCCCTTTCAAGAGCTGCAGGAATTCCAGCAAGATATGTACATGCAAACTGTAAATTCTCAAGCGGATGGTGCGGCCATGTATGGGCACAGTTGTTTGTCAATGGAAAGTGGATCAATGCCGATGCATCCAATAATATCAATGATTTCGGAGTAATACGTAATTGGAACACCAAAAACGATATTTTGGAGGGTGTTTATTCATCGTTACCCTTCTAA
- the thsA gene encoding thermosome subunit alpha yields the protein MAQLGGGNQPILILPEGTNRLLGRDAQRMNIMAGKVLAETVRTTLGPKGMDKMLVDSLGDIVVTNDGVTILKEMDIEHPAAKMLVEVAKTQEDEVGDGTTTAVIIAGELLKKAEGLLDQDIHPTVIATGYRQAAEKAQEILNVISIDADDRDTLLKVAMTAMTGKGTEKARKPLAELIVSAVKQVEEDGEVDTDHIKIEKKDGAVVDDSTLVQGVIIDKERVHPGMPSKIEDAKIALLNSAIEVKETEVDAEIRITDPAQMQAFIEQEEQMIRDMIYKVEDSGANVLFCQKGIDDLAQHYLAKAGILAVRRVKKSDMEKLAKATGAKVVTNLEDLSFNDLGQAGKVVERKISGDDMIFVEECKDPKAVTLLVRGSTSHVVDEIERAVDDAIGVVASTVEDKKVVAGGGAPEIAISKGLKEYADSISGREQLAVSAFAEALEIVPKTLAENAGLDSIDALVDLRAAHEKSLYMGLDVFKGEVTDMYRAGVVEPQRVKKQAMQSAAEAAEMILRIDDVIASTGAGRAEMEGMEGMGGMPGGMPPMM from the coding sequence GTGGCACAATTAGGTGGTGGAAACCAACCAATTTTAATTTTACCAGAAGGTACTAACAGGTTGTTAGGCAGAGATGCTCAAAGAATGAACATCATGGCAGGAAAAGTACTCGCTGAAACTGTAAGAACTACTTTAGGTCCTAAGGGAATGGACAAAATGCTTGTAGACTCCCTTGGAGATATCGTTGTAACCAACGACGGTGTAACAATCTTAAAAGAAATGGATATCGAACACCCTGCAGCTAAAATGCTTGTAGAAGTTGCAAAAACCCAGGAAGACGAAGTAGGGGACGGAACAACAACAGCAGTAATCATAGCTGGAGAATTACTCAAAAAAGCAGAAGGATTACTCGACCAGGACATACACCCAACTGTAATCGCTACAGGTTACAGGCAGGCAGCAGAAAAAGCTCAGGAAATATTAAACGTAATTTCAATAGATGCTGATGACCGTGATACTCTCTTAAAAGTTGCAATGACTGCAATGACAGGTAAAGGAACCGAAAAAGCTAGAAAACCACTGGCAGAACTCATCGTAAGTGCTGTTAAACAGGTTGAAGAAGACGGTGAAGTTGACACAGATCACATAAAAATAGAGAAAAAAGACGGCGCTGTAGTGGACGATTCAACACTCGTACAAGGTGTAATCATAGACAAAGAAAGAGTACACCCTGGAATGCCATCAAAAATAGAAGATGCAAAAATCGCATTACTCAACTCTGCAATAGAAGTTAAAGAAACTGAAGTAGACGCAGAAATCAGGATCACAGACCCAGCTCAAATGCAGGCGTTCATCGAACAGGAAGAACAGATGATCAGAGACATGATCTACAAAGTCGAAGACTCAGGTGCAAATGTTTTATTCTGTCAAAAAGGTATCGATGACCTCGCACAGCACTACCTCGCAAAAGCAGGTATTCTCGCTGTAAGAAGGGTCAAAAAATCAGACATGGAAAAACTCGCTAAAGCAACCGGTGCTAAAGTTGTAACAAACCTCGAAGATCTCTCCTTCAACGACTTAGGACAGGCTGGAAAAGTAGTGGAAAGAAAAATCTCCGGCGACGACATGATATTTGTTGAAGAATGTAAAGATCCAAAAGCTGTTACATTACTGGTCAGAGGTTCCACATCACACGTTGTAGACGAAATCGAAAGAGCAGTTGACGACGCAATTGGTGTAGTTGCTTCCACAGTAGAAGATAAAAAGGTTGTTGCTGGTGGAGGAGCTCCTGAAATAGCAATATCCAAAGGGTTAAAAGAATACGCTGATTCAATCAGCGGCAGAGAACAGTTAGCTGTTTCTGCATTTGCAGAAGCTCTAGAAATTGTTCCAAAAACACTCGCTGAAAACGCAGGTTTAGACAGCATCGACGCTCTTGTAGACTTAAGAGCAGCACACGAAAAATCCCTCTACATGGGATTAGATGTCTTCAAAGGTGAAGTAACAGACATGTACCGTGCTGGTGTTGTTGAACCACAGAGAGTTAAAAAACAGGCTATGCAGTCCGCTGCAGAAGCTGCAGAAATGATCCTCCGTATCGACGACGTTATCGCATCAACTGGTGCCGGTAGAGCTGAAATGGAAGGTATGGAAGGTATGGGCGGAATGCCTGGTGGAATGCCACCAATGATGTAA
- a CDS encoding Ig-like domain-containing protein: MKIIYKYTDKLLILFFLSFIILITLSAVDAVSPSSPIIYVNCSHGNDSWDGFSWSTAKLSIKNATGTITNGGTVKIANGVYTGVNNTNITIDKNMTITGQSQRGTVIDAQHLSRIFNITTGNNVIIQNLTFTNGNATIVGVIVNNGNLTINNCLLVNNTEIGIYSDYHAGIIYSNGNLTVNKCIFANNVATYGNGAIYNEDGTLIVNSSIFTNNTAYYGVGAISNLGRLTVIGSTFTNNTSSEFSGGAISNLGRLTVIGSTFTNNYAPCGGAIDNYQGFGAVNSSIFTNNRAFWGGAIYNSGNLNVSGSSFTDNSAVYGGAIYNNGKSTMHFNRFIKNFSSDIYNTFISCDANYNWWGSNVMPSTERLVNATVSKWLVLTIKSSSTSIGNYKTSIITADLCHDNTGVYHNPANGHVLNGIKVIFKTTLGTVNSPLYTVNGIVRSTLKSGSVAGVSKVSAAVDNQTANASVKVIDTISPKVISTNPKNGSTGVSRTSTIAIKFSKKVKASIYWSKIYIKNLKTGKRVSIKKWISGNTLYIKMIYLRYTRSWYQIYIPKSAVKDYAGNKASGYILNFKTRSY; this comes from the coding sequence ATGAAAATAATTTATAAATACACGGATAAATTACTAATATTATTTTTTTTATCTTTTATAATATTAATAACTCTATCTGCTGTTGATGCAGTTTCTCCAAGTTCACCAATTATTTATGTGAACTGTTCGCATGGAAATGATAGTTGGGACGGATTTTCATGGAGCACAGCAAAATTAAGCATTAAAAATGCAACAGGGACCATAACTAACGGTGGAACAGTTAAAATTGCAAATGGAGTGTATACTGGGGTAAACAACACTAATATCACTATTGATAAGAACATGACCATTACTGGGCAAAGTCAGAGGGGTACTGTAATTGATGCTCAACATTTAAGTAGAATATTCAACATTACAACCGGTAATAACGTTATAATTCAGAATTTGACATTTACAAACGGAAATGCCACAATTGTTGGTGTTATTGTCAATAATGGAAATTTAACTATTAATAACTGTTTATTAGTAAATAACACTGAAATTGGCATTTATTCTGATTATCATGCAGGTATTATTTACAGTAATGGTAATTTAACTGTTAATAAATGCATATTTGCAAATAACGTCGCAACCTATGGTAATGGTGCTATTTATAATGAAGATGGTACTTTGATTGTTAACAGTAGCATTTTCACAAATAATACTGCATATTATGGTGTAGGTGCTATCTCGAATTTGGGTCGTTTGACTGTTATTGGAAGTACTTTCACAAATAACACTTCAAGTGAATTTAGTGGTGGTGCTATCTCGAATTTGGGTCGTTTGACTGTTATTGGAAGTACTTTCACAAATAATTATGCACCGTGTGGAGGTGCTATTGACAATTACCAAGGTTTTGGGGCTGTTAATAGTAGCATTTTCACAAATAATAGAGCATTTTGGGGAGGTGCCATTTACAATAGTGGTAATTTAAATGTAAGTGGAAGTAGTTTCACAGATAATTCTGCAGTTTATGGTGGTGCCATCTATAACAATGGAAAGTCTACCATGCACTTTAATCGATTTATTAAAAATTTTTCAAGTGATATTTACAATACCTTTATCTCATGTGATGCTAATTACAATTGGTGGGGCTCAAATGTAATGCCATCAACTGAAAGACTTGTAAATGCAACTGTATCTAAATGGCTGGTTTTAACCATTAAATCAAGTTCAACTAGTATTGGTAATTATAAAACATCAATTATAACCGCAGACCTATGCCATGATAATACTGGTGTTTACCATAATCCCGCAAATGGACATGTTCTTAATGGTATTAAAGTGATTTTTAAAACAACTTTAGGAACTGTAAACAGTCCATTATACACAGTTAATGGAATTGTAAGATCTACTTTGAAATCAGGGTCAGTGGCAGGAGTTTCTAAAGTTTCAGCTGCAGTTGACAATCAAACTGCAAATGCTTCAGTAAAAGTAATAGACACTATTTCGCCAAAAGTAATTTCGACAAATCCAAAGAATGGTTCTACTGGAGTTTCCAGGACAAGTACTATTGCGATTAAATTCAGTAAAAAGGTTAAAGCAAGCATATACTGGTCTAAAATTTACATTAAAAACCTCAAAACAGGAAAACGAGTTTCAATTAAGAAGTGGATTTCGGGAAACACTCTCTACATTAAAATGATTTATCTTAGATATACTCGCAGCTGGTATCAAATTTACATTCCAAAATCTGCAGTGAAAGATTACGCAGGTAACAAGGCTTCAGGATACATTTTAAACTTTAAAACAAGAAGTTATTAA
- a CDS encoding Ig-like domain-containing protein, with protein sequence MNVHFCQIVGNLIAGNARDIYNSSGSVNVEYNWWGSNDGPSAERIYGVTVSKWLVLTINKDHAIVKANGLSTITADLLHDNDGNYIDPNLGHVPDGITVNFNTNLGTIGSLSSLFNGIAQSTLSGGVISGVASVSAAVNSQTVNTLVTVDAVPPTVSSIDPVNKAKIKIVNKEIKIIFSELIQAGGTYGAISVTGPYGPISITKSISGTVLTLTPTSNYVDGIYSVNIPAGAVTDLVGNDLASALDSTFTVDTIAPTVSSNDPSNNAKIKATDKAITITFSEPIQAGSAYDSISIIGPSGAVSVTKNIKGNVLTITPISSYINGNYTVNIPVNAVTDLVGNGLESAFTSSFTVDTVSPVVTAAPNSGLSNSTINVVISSEKDATINYRINSGSWHTFTGSGKISISNVGTNKLEFYAVDRAGNPSAHKICSYTIDKTAPKVAATSPKNGAAGVSRTATISIRLSENILKSSNWSKIYIKNLKTCAKYKITAWVSGNHLYIKTNSKRAAYTWYQVYIPAAAIKDSAGNNLAATYAFKFKTGKY encoded by the coding sequence ATGAATGTGCATTTTTGTCAAATTGTTGGAAATTTAATTGCAGGGAATGCCAGGGACATATATAACAGCAGTGGTTCTGTTAATGTTGAGTATAATTGGTGGGGTTCAAATGATGGGCCCTCAGCAGAAAGGATTTATGGTGTAACTGTTTCTAAATGGCTTGTTTTAACTATTAATAAGGATCATGCTATTGTTAAAGCTAATGGCCTATCAACCATAACTGCAGACTTATTACATGATAATGATGGAAATTACATTGATCCAAATTTGGGTCATGTTCCTGATGGAATAACAGTAAACTTTAACACAAATTTAGGAACTATTGGTAGTCTTTCATCACTATTTAATGGGATTGCACAGTCTACTTTAAGCGGTGGAGTGATAAGTGGTGTTGCCAGTGTTTCAGCTGCAGTGAACAGTCAAACTGTGAATACATTGGTTACTGTAGATGCGGTTCCTCCAACTGTAAGTTCTATTGACCCTGTAAATAAAGCGAAAATAAAAATTGTCAATAAAGAAATTAAAATAATTTTCAGTGAGCTGATACAAGCAGGTGGTACATATGGTGCCATTTCGGTTACAGGGCCTTATGGACCTATTTCAATAACTAAAAGCATTAGTGGAACTGTTCTAACTTTAACACCAACTTCAAACTATGTTGATGGTATTTACAGCGTAAATATACCTGCAGGTGCAGTGACAGATTTAGTTGGTAATGATTTAGCATCAGCACTTGATTCAACATTCACTGTGGACACAATAGCTCCAACTGTAAGTTCTAATGATCCTTCAAATAATGCAAAAATAAAGGCCACTGATAAAGCGATTACTATTACTTTCAGTGAACCAATACAGGCCGGCAGTGCTTATGATAGTATTTCTATTATTGGGCCTTCAGGGGCTGTTTCAGTAACTAAAAATATCAAAGGAAATGTTTTAACCATAACTCCAATTTCAAGCTACATTAATGGAAATTACACTGTAAATATTCCAGTAAATGCAGTAACTGATTTAGTTGGCAATGGTTTAGAGTCTGCATTCACTTCAAGCTTTACTGTGGATACAGTATCACCAGTAGTAACTGCGGCTCCAAATAGCGGATTATCCAACAGCACTATCAATGTAGTTATTTCAAGTGAAAAGGATGCAACAATAAACTACCGAATTAATAGTGGCTCATGGCATACTTTTACAGGCAGTGGAAAAATATCAATAAGTAATGTAGGAACCAATAAACTTGAATTCTATGCTGTTGATAGAGCAGGTAATCCTTCAGCCCATAAAATTTGTAGTTACACAATTGATAAAACAGCTCCTAAGGTGGCTGCCACTTCTCCTAAAAATGGAGCTGCTGGAGTTTCAAGAACAGCTACAATTTCAATAAGGCTCAGTGAGAACATTTTAAAAAGCAGTAACTGGTCCAAAATTTACATTAAAAACCTGAAAACATGTGCCAAATATAAAATAACTGCATGGGTCAGTGGAAACCATCTTTACATTAAAACCAACAGTAAAAGAGCAGCATACACATGGTATCAGGTTTACATTCCAGCAGCAGCGATAAAAGATAGTGCAGGCAACAATTTAGCAGCAACTTATGCATTTAAGTTTAAAACAGGAAAATATTAA
- a CDS encoding PQQ-dependent sugar dehydrogenase, whose amino-acid sequence MKRKTVIIIIFVFLIIISALYFIIPKPANQQGYETEILVQDLNTPWAIDFLPDGKMIFTERDGRVSIFDNGTTKTVGTITVTQIGESGMLGIAVDPEFNTNKFIYLYYTGANGNRISRFTLNGTLKNETVLIDRIPNAQFHNGGRLKFGSDGKLYATTGDATNNQSAQDINSLGGKILRVNKDGTVPSDNPFRNYVYAYGLRDPQGITWDPLTKEMYLSDHGATRNDEINIITKGGNYGWPIYQGNESAQGYIKPLSVYTDFTLAPSGIAYYNGALYVAGLRGSQLRKITLSIEGNSVTGQEALFTSLGRIREVVVHDGYMYIATSNRDGRGVPQSGDDKIIRIKVS is encoded by the coding sequence ATGAAACGCAAAACTGTCATCATCATTATTTTTGTCTTTTTAATTATAATTTCGGCTTTATATTTCATTATACCAAAGCCCGCAAATCAACAGGGCTATGAAACCGAAATTTTAGTCCAAGATCTGAATACACCATGGGCAATTGATTTTCTTCCAGATGGTAAAATGATCTTTACAGAGCGTGACGGAAGGGTAAGTATCTTTGATAACGGTACCACTAAAACTGTTGGAACTATCACTGTCACCCAAATAGGTGAGTCTGGAATGCTGGGAATTGCAGTAGATCCTGAATTCAACACAAATAAATTCATATACCTATATTACACAGGTGCAAATGGAAATAGAATTTCAAGATTCACATTAAACGGGACACTGAAAAATGAAACTGTTTTAATTGATAGGATACCAAATGCACAATTCCATAACGGGGGCCGTTTAAAGTTCGGGTCCGATGGAAAACTATATGCTACCACAGGGGATGCCACTAACAATCAATCAGCCCAGGATATTAATTCTTTAGGTGGTAAAATACTGCGGGTCAATAAAGATGGTACTGTACCATCAGATAACCCCTTCAGAAACTATGTTTATGCCTACGGACTCAGAGATCCACAGGGGATAACCTGGGACCCATTAACAAAAGAAATGTACTTATCTGATCACGGAGCAACGAGAAATGATGAAATAAATATCATTACAAAGGGCGGAAACTATGGGTGGCCTATCTATCAGGGAAATGAATCAGCACAAGGTTACATCAAACCGCTTAGTGTTTATACAGACTTCACTCTTGCCCCATCAGGAATAGCTTATTATAACGGTGCTTTGTATGTTGCAGGGCTGCGTGGATCTCAATTACGTAAAATAACACTTTCAATAGAGGGAAATAGTGTGACTGGTCAAGAAGCTCTTTTTACCAGTTTAGGAAGAATTAGAGAGGTTGTGGTGCATGACGGATACATGTATATTGCCACATCAAATAGAGATGGGCGGGGAGTTCCCCAATCTGGTGATGATAAGATTATCAGAATTAAAGTTTCATGA